One genomic window of Hyperolius riggenbachi isolate aHypRig1 chromosome 7, aHypRig1.pri, whole genome shotgun sequence includes the following:
- the LOC137525334 gene encoding E3 ubiquitin/ISG15 ligase TRIM25-like, with translation METAASAQQEKKGPSCTYCVQSPVPAIKTCVHCEASMCEEHLKAHSKSSEHVMVEPTTSIKTLKCPTHDKLIEFCCTKDGACICVSCCIVGDHRGHKVDPLKEAYEKRKASLNDTINGLTSENEDNEKKLENLLKKRESIQGASSGVSERVDALFRDIKEQLEALQARANSEVSRQEKQAMFRVNALIQQHEKKRDEFSQKIGDIQQLRDVTDPLTVLRGTPHEEIKRRNSRKISVSDSEAHIASSIDESPISLILHMGLQSFAESVLDLKAIRQFSSVKKTDLSLDINTAHSKIILSDDLKSASHSTASQKYAETPERFKSCQVLSTNLFTSDQHYWEVDVSEAKRWIVGVAYNSIERKIASNESFIGYNSKSWTLFFQKFLGTSHNNVQNTVTSDSAVKAVGIHLDYNSGYISFYQLNPTRHLHTFTTKFTEPLRAAFYIFDDTSIRIID, from the coding sequence ATGGAAACAGCAGCTTCTGCTCAGCAAGAGAAGAAGGGCCCGTCCTGCACGTATTGTGTCCAATCACCTGTACCTGCTATTAAGACCTGCGTTCACTGCGAGGCTTCGATGTGTGAGGAGCATCTTAAGGCCCACAGCAAGTCTTCTGAGCATGTCATGGTGGAGCCCACCACTTCCATCAAAACCTTGAAATGCCCCACCCACGATAAGCTGATTGAGTTCTGCTGCACCAAAGATGGAGCTTGCATCTGTGTGTCATGCTGCATTGTTGGGGACCATCGAGGACACAAAGTGGACCCCTTGAAGGAAGCCTATGAGAAGAGGAAGGCGAGTTTGAATGATACCATCAATGGCCTGACTTCAGAGAATGAAGACAATGAGAAAAAGCTTGAAAATCTCCTGAAGAAGCGGGAAAGCATTCAAGGAGCTTCTTCGGGGGTAAGTGAAAGAGTGGATGCTCTTTTTAGAGATATTAAGGAGCAGCTTGAAGCCCTACAGGCAAGAGCCAACAGTGAAGTCTCCAGGCAGGAGAAGCAGGCCATGTTCCGGGTCAATGCCTTAATCCAGCAGCATGAAAAGAAGAGGGATGAGTTCTCCCAGAAAATAGGTGACATTCAGCAGCTACGTGATGTGACAGACCCTCTAACTGTGCTCAGGGGGACTCCTCATGAAGAGATCAAGCGTAGGAACTCTCGTAAGATCAGTGTTAGCGATAGCGAGGCTCACATAGCTTCAAGTATAGATGAAAGTCCCATTTCTCTTATTCTACACATGGGCCTTCAAAGCTTTGCTGAAAGCGTGCTTGATCTGAAGGCCATACGACAGTTTTCCAGCGTAAAGAAGACCGACCTTTCTCTGGACATCAACACAGCCCACAGCAAAATAATTTTGTCTGATGACTTAAAATCTGCGTCTCATTCTACTGCTTCTCAGAAGTACGCAGAGACACCAGAGAGGTTTAAATCCTGCCAGGTTTTAAGCACCAATCTGTTTACATCAGATCAGCATTACTGGGAGGTGGACGTGAGCGAAGCCAAGAGATGGATTGTTGGAGTAGCCTACAACAGCATCGAGAGGAAGATCGCCAGCAACGAGTCCTTCATCGGATACAACAGCAAGTCCTGGACCTTGTTTTTCCAAAAGTTTCTGGGTACATCCCATAACAATGTCCAGAACACGGTTACCAGTGACTCTGCGGTGAAGGCGGTTGGGATACATCTGGACTACAACAGTGGCTACATATCTTTTTATCAGCTGAATCCAACCAGACATTTGCACACCTTCACCACCAAGTTCACAGAGCCACTTCGTGCTGCTTTCTATATATTTGATGACACCTCCATCCGAATCATTGACTGA